A genome region from Anastrepha ludens isolate Willacy chromosome 3, idAnaLude1.1, whole genome shotgun sequence includes the following:
- the LOC128857706 gene encoding uncharacterized protein CG43867-like: protein MDATVLLVDATPSQLEAHQQHLRKNSMSPPMPSSSGHHSTLDADNTTTNSSSNIGHHKQLHNMLPGNNATVATSANNSGQTPNSNCSSASASPSKMLLGGGGAGSAVFLHHNNQHLQHQHHHHHHHHNNSHAHTLHTLHQHPAIVNLKQCAGGGGGGGGGGALAGVCCNLSGCSLSGSSTPTPPHHSLYPLLAGGGGMGSSGPSSLVNSPAMGRRKRYTSTSSNCSSQFNNNYAGLDMESLEDMLRKVSGVGWSVGVIFGVSKGEPTRYINKED, encoded by the coding sequence ATGGACGCCACAGTGTTGCTCGTCGATGCCACACCATCCCAATTGGAAGCACACCAACAGCATTTACGCAAAAACAGCATGTCCCCGCCAATGCCGAGTAGCTCTGGCCACCACTCAACGCTGGATGCCGACAACACCACAACCAACAGTTCGAGCAATATTGGCCATCACAAGCAGCTGCACAACATGTTGCCTGGAAACAACGCCACCGTGGCAACATCGGCTAACAATAGCGGTCAAACGCCCAATTCCAATTGCTCATCGGCCAGCGCTTCGCCATCAAAGATGCTGCTTGGCGGCGGTGGCGCTGGCTCAGCGGTTTTTCTGCATCACAACAACCAACATCTACAGCATCagcatcaccatcatcatcaccatcacaACAACAGTCATGCACATACATTGCACACACTCCACCAGCATCCGGCTATTGTCAATTTGAAGCAATGTGCTGGCGGTGGAggtggtggtggcggcggcGGCGCTTTGGCGGGTGTATGTTGCAATTTGAGTGGTTGCAGCTTAAGTGGCAGTAGCACACCAACACCACCACATCACAGTCTTTATCCGCTGTTGGCGGGTGGTGGTGGTATGGGCTCGAgtggtcccagttcgctggtcAATTCACCGGCTATGGGTAGGCGAAAGCGTTACACCAGCACTTCATCGAATTGTTCCagtcaatttaataataattacgcCGGTCTTGATATGGAATCGTTGGAGGATATGCTGAGAAAGGTGAGTGGTGTAGGGTGGAGTGTAGGAGTAATTTTTGGGGTGTCAAAAGGTGAGCCAACtcgatatataaataaagaagatTAA